From Staphylococcus delphini, one genomic window encodes:
- a CDS encoding arylamine N-acetyltransferase family protein, whose product MHTQQVDKKLEVDEQKYFHNRVEALDDYTQQFMQHVPFENLDVQNGVEVSTDLDNLYQKIVEENRGGYCYEVNTFFAAYLKEKGFETHFLSATIHTPDGGRSLEDSHMSLAVVINGETYIADVGFGDLPVKAMHVTQDGSDVVKDVNGEYRAIKEDSMIYVQKYIDEAWQTKYEATDQPRTLSFFDDKLEYNQHHPDSVFVRKLIVTKPTTTGRVTMTQDHLTVTDENGKHKTEVTPDNYQQLLQQYFGIDLIVPRLEKKKNNHEGCK is encoded by the coding sequence ATGCATACACAACAAGTAGACAAAAAACTAGAGGTAGATGAACAAAAATATTTTCATAATCGTGTAGAGGCGCTCGATGATTACACACAACAATTTATGCAACACGTTCCATTTGAAAATTTGGATGTCCAAAATGGCGTAGAGGTGTCTACAGATTTAGACAATCTATATCAAAAAATCGTTGAGGAAAACCGCGGAGGCTATTGTTATGAAGTCAACACATTTTTCGCGGCGTATCTTAAAGAAAAAGGTTTCGAGACACACTTTCTCTCTGCAACGATTCACACTCCAGATGGCGGTCGTAGCTTAGAAGATTCTCATATGTCACTAGCGGTCGTCATCAATGGAGAAACGTATATTGCTGACGTTGGTTTTGGAGACTTGCCTGTTAAAGCGATGCATGTCACGCAAGATGGGAGTGATGTCGTCAAAGATGTCAACGGAGAATATCGTGCCATTAAAGAAGACAGCATGATTTATGTACAAAAATATATAGACGAAGCGTGGCAAACGAAATATGAAGCAACAGATCAGCCACGCACACTAAGCTTTTTTGATGATAAACTTGAATACAACCAACACCATCCTGACTCTGTATTTGTGCGTAAATTAATTGTGACAAAGCCGACAACAACAGGACGTGTAACGATGACCCAAGATCATTTAACAGTGACAGATGAAAACGGTAAACACAAAACGGAAGTGACGCCAGACAATTATCAACAATTATTACAACAGTACTTCGGCATTGACTTGATCGTACCGCGTTTAGAGAAAAAGAAAAATAATCACGAAGGGTGTAAATAA
- a CDS encoding AAA family ATPase, with protein MHILYAKVEGIKNFENDTFEIDYTTNKRVSAEEVGGNVTRVKNSLYKLNTVAITGKNASGKTTALNIIKGIQDIYLNNESLTPDNSLVRYLKPTATIHVKIFDAAYIYSIQSHVINSKDDVYFENEIINRLKVTSKFNKKIYDDDRNYESFLSRSALDTDYLKKEDSIFSGILNQKEALNKSYDLIMHTNFNFLSYYSESMSEDMVKLLDSGIEEFTIHPDVHENDKMPKFKIKFKGIPETIHSDLMDLEDYLSSGTIRALNIFGSIIRVLHTGGYLIIDEIENHLNKRIIQLIIEFFTGELNVNGATLIFSTHYVEVLDTIDRSDAIYVTQKKPKSDIHRFSDLLGDKDRNDKKKSDLFLSGIIDTMPTYQSYRGTKNIIAALLQKGDAHEKN; from the coding sequence ATGCATATACTGTACGCCAAAGTAGAAGGGATAAAGAATTTTGAAAATGATACGTTCGAAATAGACTATACAACCAATAAAAGAGTCAGTGCAGAAGAAGTAGGTGGAAATGTCACAAGGGTTAAAAATTCTTTGTATAAATTAAATACGGTTGCGATAACTGGTAAAAATGCTTCTGGGAAAACAACCGCATTAAACATTATTAAAGGGATTCAAGACATTTATTTGAATAATGAAAGCTTAACGCCTGATAATAGTTTAGTACGATATCTCAAACCAACTGCAACCATTCATGTCAAAATTTTTGATGCAGCTTACATTTATTCAATTCAATCTCATGTCATTAACAGTAAAGATGATGTATATTTTGAAAATGAAATCATCAACCGTTTAAAAGTGACAAGTAAATTCAACAAGAAAATATATGATGACGACCGTAACTATGAAAGTTTCTTGTCTAGGAGCGCATTGGATACTGATTATCTAAAAAAGGAAGACTCCATCTTTTCAGGAATATTAAATCAAAAAGAAGCGTTAAATAAATCTTACGACTTAATCATGCATACTAACTTCAATTTCCTATCATATTATAGCGAAAGTATGTCTGAAGATATGGTGAAATTATTGGATTCGGGTATCGAGGAGTTCACGATACATCCAGACGTTCATGAAAATGATAAAATGCCAAAATTTAAAATTAAATTTAAAGGTATCCCAGAAACTATCCATAGCGATTTAATGGATTTAGAAGATTATTTATCTTCCGGAACAATAAGAGCCTTGAATATATTCGGAAGTATTATACGCGTCCTTCATACTGGGGGATACCTTATTATTGATGAAATAGAAAACCATTTAAATAAAAGAATCATTCAACTCATTATCGAATTTTTCACCGGAGAATTAAACGTCAATGGCGCCACTTTAATATTTAGTACACATTACGTTGAAGTACTTGATACAATAGATCGCAGTGATGCTATATATGTGACTCAGAAAAAGCCTAAGTCAGACATACACAGATTTTCTGATTTACTGGGTGATAAAGACCGAAACGATAAAAAGAAAAGTGATTTATTTTTAAGCGGTATTATCGACACTATGCCAACATACCAAAGTTACAGAGGCACGAAAAACATTATTGCTGCCTTGCTACAAAAAGGTGACGCACATGAAAAGAATTAA
- a CDS encoding HTH domain-containing protein: MNQPYRLLSIYQALIGGKTVNKLDLANKWEVSTRTIQRDIAHIRNFMYESCDWFMEDDSIVYDHENDSYFLNRNIQQFKHQHAFLQLKKIERQKIFVKFEVDMTIWCYVKRKYPLKKYSSDHEFVIAGLYTTPEEALKLCFEYRGVMRLLEPEPVKEKLIHAITYLHDIYQKERTE; the protein is encoded by the coding sequence ATGAATCAACCATATCGATTGCTTTCTATTTATCAAGCTTTAATTGGGGGAAAGACGGTCAATAAATTAGATCTTGCAAACAAATGGGAAGTAAGTACGAGAACGATACAACGAGATATTGCACATATTCGGAACTTTATGTATGAGAGCTGTGATTGGTTTATGGAAGACGACTCGATTGTTTATGACCATGAAAATGACAGCTATTTTTTGAACCGAAATATTCAGCAATTTAAACATCAGCATGCTTTCTTACAATTAAAGAAAATAGAAAGGCAAAAAATTTTTGTCAAATTTGAAGTGGATATGACGATTTGGTGTTATGTAAAGCGAAAGTATCCATTAAAAAAGTACTCTAGTGATCATGAATTTGTAATCGCAGGCTTGTATACCACTCCGGAAGAAGCACTGAAACTATGCTTTGAATATCGTGGTGTCATGAGACTTTTAGAGCCAGAACCGGTCAAAGAAAAGTTAATTCATGCAATCACTTATCTCCACGATATTTATCAGAAAGAGAGAACAGAATAA
- the ssuE gene encoding NADPH-dependent FMN reductase: MAKVTIIAGGQKVASRLTGVIDYAERFLNQVDIETEVIQVHQLDAKALITADFTNASINATHQAIEASDGIIIVSPVFKAAYSGILKTYLDLLPRSAFAGKTVLPLAVGGSFAHVLALQYSLDPVIKELGADTIHKGRFILDQHITYNEDGTYAFDQEADDALNKTLKKFVNDQSQVTD, encoded by the coding sequence ATGGCAAAAGTAACCATCATTGCAGGGGGCCAAAAAGTAGCATCACGTCTGACAGGGGTCATCGATTATGCGGAACGTTTTCTCAATCAAGTCGATATTGAAACAGAAGTGATTCAAGTGCATCAACTCGACGCAAAAGCACTCATTACTGCTGACTTTACGAATGCATCTATCAATGCCACACATCAAGCTATCGAAGCGTCAGACGGTATTATCATCGTATCTCCTGTATTTAAAGCCGCTTATTCAGGCATTTTAAAAACATATCTTGATTTACTGCCACGTAGCGCTTTCGCTGGCAAAACTGTATTGCCGTTAGCTGTCGGGGGTTCGTTTGCGCACGTGTTGGCACTTCAGTATAGTTTGGATCCAGTCATTAAAGAACTGGGTGCCGATACGATTCATAAAGGCCGCTTCATCTTGGATCAACACATCACGTATAACGAAGACGGCACATATGCATTCGATCAAGAAGCTGACGACGCATTAAATAAAACATTAAAAAAATTCGTCAACGATCAATCACAAGTTACGGATTAA
- a CDS encoding TetR/AcrR family transcriptional regulator — translation MGNSKKTKRLDARRNRDKILTTVAQMIRENDDVEAMKMTTIAKHAEVGVGTLYRHFENKSILCQAVIDNQIDEMLADIRTFLSEHTNAPLYDRVHGILAIFLTLKENNLNLLNFIEKNGLKTNAISGAPFYNDLYQYIQREMEKESEIVDIELKIDMLLNAFSSDMYMFERFTRGYSKDEYLKKLLNIYLK, via the coding sequence ATGGGAAATTCAAAAAAGACGAAGCGATTAGATGCGCGACGCAATCGAGACAAGATTTTAACAACGGTAGCTCAAATGATTCGTGAAAATGATGATGTAGAAGCCATGAAGATGACAACAATCGCCAAACATGCAGAGGTTGGTGTGGGCACACTGTATCGTCATTTCGAAAATAAATCAATACTTTGTCAAGCAGTGATTGATAATCAAATCGATGAAATGTTAGCAGATATCAGAACGTTTTTGTCAGAACATACGAATGCGCCGTTATATGACAGAGTTCATGGTATACTCGCCATATTTCTTACATTAAAGGAAAACAACTTAAATTTATTAAATTTTATCGAAAAGAATGGCTTAAAGACGAACGCTATCAGTGGGGCTCCTTTTTACAATGATTTGTATCAGTACATTCAGCGTGAGATGGAGAAAGAATCTGAAATTGTAGATATTGAGTTGAAAATTGACATGCTATTAAACGCTTTTTCTTCAGACATGTATATGTTCGAGCGTTTTACACGAGGCTATTCCAAGGACGAATATTTAAAAAAGTTACTCAATATCTACTTAAAATAG